From Felis catus isolate Fca126 chromosome B4, F.catus_Fca126_mat1.0, whole genome shotgun sequence:
CTGGCAGATGATCATTGTTATGGAGATTAAGCAGACAGGACATAAGACACTTGGTTCAGAGTCTGGTAAATAATGGGTTTCAGTCCTGAAACCTTTGGGGGCCAGATGTTTTGAATATGCGTTTAGAAAAGCAATAAAGTGCATATGCTACACATTACATAATATCTCCAACAGGGTCTGAGGCATCACACCTGTGatcaaatacattaatatttctgAATGGGAAACTAGGAATATTCACACTACAAGGGATAAATACATAAAGATGCACTAAGTCATTAGCTGCCAAGTACTAGAGATCAGTTCAGCTTGTGGAGACACACAAACTAGACTTATGTTCTGACAgctttttgaatttcagaaatgTAGATAAGGAACTGCAGACTTACTCTAGTGCTAATTTgaagtagaattttaaatattgttgttTTATTCAATCAGTTTATTCTATTGAATCTCTTTAAACCTGTTTTCCTGTTTGTAAAATGGTGAGGATACCAAGACACTGGTGGGGTTGCTGTGAAGACAGAAGTTGTGGGCAGCCCTCGGCTTTCCATTCTatgagtgcctggcacacagtcgaTATTCTCAGACAGTGGTGGTCTTCCTCCTTACTCCCTCTGTGAGGACAAAGTATTCTCTCACAGACATTGGGGTCAGGATTTCCGCAAAGAACCAACCATGTCCTTATGAAGGATATAGTCTGTTTAGAGAAACCAAAGGTAGATTAAACAAAGAAATgccagggggagggaggacagagtaagaaaataatattaacgCAATAgtccattaaaatttttcaaagaaaatttgcAAAACCTTTTCCCAGGCTTTGTCATATAGCTTgctcatttaataaaattatttcataaaactcTAATGTAGTAAACGAATGTCATTCCCGGGGAGCTCCTTTTAAGAGTTGGCCTATTATATGCCTTAAGCCTCTAAGTGCTAGAAACTTTAGAAATGACAGAAGTGAGGtgtggcttggggcacctggctggcttagtcaaaggagcatgtgactcttgatccttgggtttgtgggttcgagccccatgttggagaGATTACTAAACAAGAGTAaacaaaaattggggcacctgggtggctcagtcagttaagcgtcagactcttgattttggctcagatcatgatctcacagtcatgagatggagccccttatacccagtgtggaggctgcttgagattctctctctctgcccctcccctgctcatactccctcattctctctctcagtaaataaataaacttaaaaagattactaaacaaaaataaacacaaagcaagaagaagaaatgagttgTGTCTAGAggcagacctttttttttttctttgagaaagagtgcacTTGCGTAGGTGGGgaaagggtggagggagggagggggggagagagagagagagagagagagagagagagagagagagagagagagaaaatcttaggcagactccacactcagcacagagcccaactcggagctcagtctcacaaccatgagattacgtgagacctgatccaaaatcaagagttggatgtttaatggactgagccactcagatgcctctAGAGGcaggactttctttctttctttgtttttttaatttaaaaaatttttttaatgtttgtttatttttgagagacagagtgtgggtgggggagaggcagagagagagggagagagagagggagacacagaatctgaagcaggctccaggctctgagctgttagcacagagcccgacacaggacttgaacccacaaaccgtgagatgccCTAAGCTGAATTTGggtgctcaattgactgagccactcaggcgcccctagaggcaGAATTTTCTAAGGGCAAGTTTGGCACAATATTGCTGTTGTACCTTTAATCTGATATACAGTGCAGTTATGAATATTGCTTTATCAGTACTTGCTGGTAATTAGCAGGATTGGGCATTTAAGAAATATTCAGATGAGGACTCCACTGATACGCAAAATGGGACCAAATCCTCcccctttccattttgttgaggAGGGCTGGTTGTTAGAATTAAGTTAGGTGCTAAGCATAAAATCAGATTGGCACATAGCAGTCACTTGGTAAGTGACAGTTATTATCACCATCCATACCTTAAATCCTCAGAGGCTTTTTGAATTACTTTTAAGctttttgcttatgtttattgGTCCCTTATAGTATTTAGACGCTCCACACACCAAAACAGCTTTCTTCCAAGGGAAGAAAGTAAATGTACCATGTGTCTGTCTTCCTCAAATCTATAAAAAttgttatttcctgtgttctttGTAGAGCTGGTGGAGTTGAGATCTATAATGGAGATCGTAAAATAAAAGTTTCCAATACCCTAGAAAGCCGGCTGGATCTCATAGCCCAGCAGGTGAGTGTGGGAATACTTCTTATTAGTTGGTCTGTTGTTACTTTGAAGTGGTACAGAGAACATATGTCCATTCCCTGGTATTTGGGGTTTGTCACTCTTTCCACATTTTGTGGCATTTTCTTGAATGGGCAGTGGGCACTTAGTGGCATTTACTGAGGTGATACCATTTACGTGAGAGTGGATTTAGGGTTGAATGAAGGTTTATTTAGGAttctaatgtaaacattttactACATGTAGAGGTGCTGAGCAGAGTCCTTTTCTCCAGTAATAATGGTGGGATCTAAAGTAAATATTGTTTAAAGGAATTCCCATAGGGCTGCTGGCTCTCCAGATGTTTCCAGGTTTGCACAAATGAGCTCTAGGAAACAAGCCAGGAAAATCCAGTTATCTCAAAATGTGGGGCCTCTTTCAGCGGTGGTAGTCTGCTGCTGTGGCTGCTAACTTGGCTTACAGTGAAATCACTTTGACCTAGAGTATCATCTGCTGGTAACTTACACCGTAAAGCTGTGTTTCCCATTAGAGTAGCCACTACCCacatatgaataaattaaaattaagtagaattaaaaaatgaGTCCCATGGTTGCACTGACCATATTTCAAATGCACAGTAACAACCAAATGTGGCTAGTGGCCTCTGTCGGACAGCATAGCCTTAGAAGTTTGAACTTACATCCTAAAGATTTTTCAGTTGCTGTACGAATGAGTGCCTCATTACAAACTGGCATTATGTGTGTtctgcttggcacatagtaggcactcagtaactGTTGAAAGAAACATAGCTGATCCAGAGTATTGTTAAGGCATCATCTCTTCTCCCTACATCACAGAGTAACAGAAGCCTTAAGCCATAAGGGCATGTGCCTGGCTCAATCGGTAGTGTgggactcttggtctcggggtgtgtgttcgagccccacattggatgtagagattactttaaaaaaaaaaaaaaaaggatgccttAAACGATAAtggctttatagttttttttcttcatccccTTAAGTAGTCAGTCATAACCACAAATTTGCGATTGGTTAAGTTTCTCGCCAAGGATTCTGTTAATAGTTTTTTGGATAAGTAAGGACAGATTGGTCCTTACACAAAGCACGTagctttgtgatttctttccCAGCCACGTAAGGGTCAGTGACTCTCCACTTGCAGTTAAGATGTgcagttctggggcgcctgggtggcgcagtcggttaagtgtccgacttcagccaggtcacgatctcgcggtccgtgagttcgagccccacgtcgggctctgggctgatggctcagagcctggagcctgtttccgattctgtgtctccctctctctcttcccctcccccgttcaggctctgtctctctctgtcccaaaaataaataaacgttgaaaaaaaaaattttttaaagatgtgcagttctttccatattttccaaTTGACAACACTTCCCTATTAAAGAACTTATTTCTTCACAGATGATGCCAGAAGTTCGGGGAGCCTTATTTGGTGCAAATGCCAACAGGAAGTTTCTGGACTAAGCCTTTGGGAGAGGTGGAGTTGATCCACTGCTCTCTGGCTGTGATGTGGAAGTTtctaatatttgaagaaacaagatATCTGTGTGGCTTCCTCTTCACTGTTCTAATATTCTGTATTTATCCGTGGATACTCTTCTGTAGCTAATGCCTATGGCCTAATTGTTAACAATGAGAGCAAGTTCCACTTAATGTAATCAGGAAACCTCCTTCTAGCTACTCTAAAAGTAGCACAGCTTTCATTTGCTTCTGTAGCATGAAGGTGAGGGTATCAGATGGTGGTTATGGGAGCTTCACCAAGTCTTTGCTCTTCCTCTGATTTCAGTTCTCCAGTCTAGAGGGTGACGTGTATAGTGTTCTCTGATATTAAATCTCTGCTTTTAGGCTTAAAAtgcatggtggggggtgggggcacgcATTCCTTCCAGCAGTAGTAGCTTCACTGTTAACCTGTTTGGGCCTAGAAGtgttcctcatttgtaaatgtgatttaaaatctAAGCcatgaatatgttttatttattaaaacaaaaggttTACATGGATTTCACTGTGTTTTATTATGCAAGGTTCTACAAGTTTGTCGTTTGAGAGGGTCCAGTTCTTCCTGAGGTATCTAGATAAGCAGCATTTTCCTAATCCCCATAGCATTTGCTGGTCGACAGCTGTCACTACTTGAAACCATTAACCCTCTGTGTCCTCTGGCACTTCCTGCTCACTTTTACCAGGCCCTTATCCAGAGGTGTTCCTTGTAGCCCCTTAGGATCTTTCACACACACCACACGCACAGGTGTTCAATATTACCTGTCCTCCAGAGGGTTCGACAGCTTTATTGAGGAAATAGTTTTATTAGCTTTGGCAGagtcagaaaagaaaagcatctaGGGGCTTATTGGAGGAGAAGGGTTACTGTGTGTTAGGCCTAAACCCTTTCACAAAgggccttttcttcctctcctcgttctttatttttttctcagatgaCGACTAATAACTGCCCAAGATCTTACCGGTAGGCAGAGTTGCAATCTAACTCGGGTCTGTCTCTGCAGCCAGACTCCAGTGTGGGCTTCTCTAGAGAGAATGAGGCTACTGAGGCTGGCCGTTTTTTCATTAACATAAGTGAGATTAGATGGGGACTAATGTAAATACCAATTCTCGGAACAGGCATTTTTTACCTAAGACTTGAGCCTGCATGCTGATAGCATTTCTCTGTGGCAGCCCTCCGGCGAAGGCACTGGTGCATGGGAACTGTCACAGTGGATCCCATTCCTCAAGGTGATGCAGTTAGGAAATGATGGGGTTAAGACTTCAAACCCAGTGTAACTGAAAGATAAAGTATCCCCATGGCTGTCCTCTGACCTCATGAGTGGTGATTTGAAGGGTACGTGCTAAAGACCTGCCTCAGAGCTCATTTTCATGCATTTTGGTTCTGGGATGGATGGGGAAAGGTGGAGGGAAAACAATCTATTGCAGCAGGTCTACTGCTCCCACTAATTACAAGACGAGAGTttaatcagttttatttaaaaccatGTTCCATGGACATTGTTCTGTGAGAGTCTGTGTGGTGCAGAACAGCCGCCCTGACAGCCCAGGCCGCTCATCGGCCTAATCTCTCAGCTGCTTGGTTTTGAACAAGGTGCTGACTTTGAGGGCTTTCATGGTCCCCTTGAACTTCTGATCCtccttttcccccaaatcagTGCTAGAACTAACCATAAGTTATTTAACTCAGAAATAACACTAAATCTTCAAACTGACTCAAGTGTATGGAGTTTGAGTGTGAACTAGAAATGTACAATGGAGAAACAACCCCTCTATCTTACTATGTGTCAGGGTCCCGCAGTTAATACACCCCAAGGACATACTATGTTTGCTGTTGAAAAGTAGGTGCTTAAGGGCTTCTGAAGCTCCCTGGTAGCTATAACCCCGCCAAAAAACAGATGCAGATATCACGAAGGGAGAACGGGACCATACCCAGCTTGCTTATTGGGATAAGAGTGTGTCTTCTGAGAGTGAGGTAGCACTACAGGTTAGAGGACAGAGTATGACATGGGGGGCGTCTCGCTCATCCCTCTCTAATCTAAGTAGAATATGCTAGAGAGCTGGCAGCAAGTAAAGGGACTTGAGCTCCAGCTCTCTACTCGAAACACTTTAAGATCCGCTCTCCAATACCAATGAAGTAGACCCCTTGGGCAATCCCAAAGAGAGGGGCTATGACCAGGGCCCGGCAGCCTGCTCCCTTCATGAGGGCGGATGGTCCCTCCTGAATCCAGATTTtcctgcagagagagaagagcccTGTGAGCTGATTGACAGGAGCGCACTGCAGACGGTGTGAAGTGATCCGCTCTCCTCCAACATGTGCACATCTCTCCAGGGAAGGTAGATGTCATTTTTCATAGCAATAGCACCTCCCGGGCCTGTGGGAGCCTTGCCCCACCCATCATGTGTGTGCAGTCTGGTTACTAAGCAGCCGGGCTGAGCCCTGGGAAAGTGGTTCAATCTGTCTTTCTGGGAGAAAGATGCTGCAGGGATGCAAGGAGAAAAAAGCTCCCTCTACATCCTGTTTCTGTTGAGAggtgaggggaaggagcagaTCTCAAAGAAATCCAGAGCTCAGCGTAGTGCGGTGATAAACTGTTGCCCTAGGTGGGGTGTAGGTAGACACGGACGCAGCCTGTGAGGGCCTGTGAGGGGCGACAGAGCTCTCACCTGGCGCAGTCGGTGATCCCACTGTAGCTGTCCTCACCCAGGCCTTTTTTGAGGGTTTGGATTCGAGTTTTCAAAACTAAATCAAGCAAAAGTTAAAATAAGTAATGAACGTCTTGCTTTTGGCATCCTATCCTCCACACGAAGTGGTTTCCTAGCAGAGCCAGTGTAGAGAAAACGGAATCCTGAGGCCAGCTCTGCCATTGTGTGATCTGGAATAGAAGATCTTCCTGGAGGAATTAGAAATGACATAGTTTCTGTAGGAAAAGTGTGAGGGTCCACCTGCCTGTTGGAGCAGCCGAGTATAGCCCTGAAGATAGGAGAAGCCCGTTCTTCCCATACTGCTTAACTCCTGCCTTTAGCCTTTTAGATTTTAACTGCCCCCACCTCGAGGaacaaaaaactaatgaaatcagCACCTAGGAGGTGAAGGGATTTGTCGGTGATAAGAAATAGAGCAAAGGTCTCACTGTTGCCACTTTATCTGGGAAGACTCTTGGTGAGTTTCTGCCAGTGACCACAGGTTGTGACCCAAGAGGGGTTTCAGGTTGGAACTGTTTCATTTCTGTCCTGAAAGTGGAAGATTCCTATTTATCCTATAGACAACTATACAGCTATCTAATTTGTAAAGCAACCCTTGAAGACCCTCATCTCTGATGCACTTACCATCCAGAGGTGTTACTGTGACAGCAGCTATGGAACCCGCAACACAGCCTGACATAAAGGAATGAGCAAAGGAGGCCTTCCCGGTACGCTCGTTGAACCCAAGGTTGTTAAGGTTGGCAAACAGTGGGAAGTAGATGATGGAGAAGGGAATGTCTCTGCAGGAGAGCAAGAGGAAACACTGAGCTACCTGCTGCTTCCGGGGCTCCCACCCAAGTTCATGCGGTACGCCTTTCCAAGAGCTGTAGAGCCCAGCAGATGGTCAAAGACAAGCCCAGTTACCTGTTCCCTCTCTGGCACCCTGTGATAATGCAGGGTGTAAGGGAGACGATGGAAGAGAGACGATGGGTTTGTCTCCCCACCCGCAGCCATTCTGTGAGGAGCCAGCAGCGGGTGCAGAGACTGGCAGTGCGTTCAGTGAGAAAGGGTGACAGGCTACGTTAGAGTTAATGAGTTGAGCAAGTGTCTGGTGAAGGGCTATCCAAGCTAAGTGTTGAGGGGATGGGGTAGGCAGGAGGGTGAAGTTCATTTATCTATTAGGTAATAGATCTCCTAATGAGATCTGATGCAAGGAAACTATCCCCTGGCCTGGGACACTTCAGACCAACTTTAAGGATTTTGGCCAAGTAGCAAAGTAAAATGAGGGATCTGTGCACTCATTTGCTTATAAATGACCCAAAGTCCTTTGTACACAGGGCATTCTTAGGTGCCTTTGGACCACAGAACACCCAATACTCATGTGGGCCTGGTTACTGGAGCAGGGGCCTCAAACTAGTCTTCCAGGTTATACCCATCCTCTGCAATTCTGCCCAATTCTGGACAAAATAGGAAGCATCAAGATAGTTTGCTTTCTGGGGTTTAAATGTTCTAGGAAGAATGCAGACAGATTGGAGCAGCAGTGCCTCTGGCCCTCTGGCCCCTCTTCCTGTTCACTGGGACCCTTCTGTGTCCCAAGCTCAGGAAGAAAGTCTCACCTGAGGAGAGTGGCGCCCAGACCCTTATAGAGACCAGACAGGCCCCGGGTGCGAAGTAGTTCCCAGGCAATAAGGGTGGCAGACGGGCGCTTGTGGGTGGGAGCCGAGCGGGTAGTGTAGGACCTGGAGGAGGAAGGCGCTGAGGCCGAGCCCTGACGATGAACTGCTGAAAGGGAGAGGACAGACACTGTCACAAGCCAGGCCCCAGCAGGTATTGCAAAACACTCACAGGAGTGTACCCCCCACTTCCTACCCCTGGGACACCTTGGGGGCAAGGCTGACATCCTGATAGAATTCTGAGGCTtgtcctaatttttatttaagttttgttttttttttttttttaatttgaaagagagtgagaagggcagagacaaagaatctcaagcaggctccacactcagtgtggatggagtccaatgcagggctcgatcgcACCACCCTGggatgatggcctgagctgaaatcaagagtctgccacaaaactgcctgagccacccaggcaccccaaagatttttatttttaagtatttctatacctaacgtggggcttgaaatcacaaccccgagatcaagaattacaCACTCCACCTACTttgccagccaggagccctggattgtcctaattaaaaaaaaaaaaaaaaaaaaaaatgtttatttattttgagagagagagagcatgtgagcggggaagggcagagggaaagagagaggaagagtgaatctcaagcaggctccacactgtcagtacagaacctgatgtggggctccatcccccaaacctcgagatcatgacctgagatgacaccaagagtccaatgctcaaccaattgagccacccaggcgcccctgtcctaattttagaacattagtTTTTGGCTCCAAGGAAATCTTCCTAAGatggttatctaatttgttgtcCCTACTGTACAAGGTGCTTCGTAAGAGCACAGCCACAGCCTGCCCAGCTCCCTTCATAGGAAGCTATAGCAGCACCTGCCCCTACCTGCCAGGTCCTTATCCTCCTGTTAAAACTTGCTTTTGGTCTGGCTGCCATTTCTAAACCATCTCTGAGCTATTTACAGAGATCCTATTGGCACTTTGGGACATTGGAGTCCCATATGCCTTCTGCCTAATGTGTAAAGCAGCAAATTATTTTTGTCCAAACGCTTTCTCCTTCAGACTTCCAGAGGTGCCTCCTTGATCCAGTATTCCAAAATTAAGTGAACGTGGTCTTTATACCCTTCACCATTTGATAGAATTTGATTCTTCATTTTAGTTGAATAATTCGGAGCCTGCAATTTGATGAGTTAAACATCTAATAAAtagaatggaatttttttctcctgagcaTTTCAAGTACAAGCATTTCATATGTGGGTGAGTCTCCTTAATGACCACAGGCTTCAACACACTGaaattgtgtatttgttttcttctcactgAGAAGCTTTGTCTAGATTTTAGGTCCTTGCTAAAAAGAAGTTATTTCATATCCCAATTTTGTTTGATACCTAGCAGGGCAACATTTCATATTAAGAAAGCTAGTTGCCACACATTTTCTTGTGGTAGCAATCTAGGTGCAGGCCTCAAACAATTAGCTTTAAGAAGGTAGTttatcagaggcacctgggtggctccatcagttaggcatctgattcttggtttccacccaggtcatgatctcacagtttgtaggttcaggccccaccttgggctccatgctgacagtatggagcctgcttgggattctctctctgctgcttcctttctctctttctctctctctctctctcaaaaatatattaaaagaaaaggtaattaaTCAATGGACATTATTTTCCCCACTGTCTGCTTTAGATAGGTACataattcatccattcattcatagCCTGTCTTTCACTTTTTATGTGTTTTAGGAATATTGAAAACTCTCAtctgagttaaaaaacaaaatc
This genomic window contains:
- the SLC25A18 gene encoding mitochondrial glutamate carrier 2 isoform X3, producing the protein MVNQPFLQFLQFSSDLAYILASRKDRTFLTKSSITAKLINGGVAGLVGVTCVFPIDLAKTRLQNQHGKDIYKGMIDCLVKTARAEGFLGMYRGAAVNLTLVTPEKAIKLAANDFFRQLLMEDGMQRNLKMEMLAGCGAGMCQVVVTCPMEMLKIQLQDAGRLAVHRQGSASAPSSSRSYTTRSAPTHKRPSATLIAWELLRTRGLSGLYKGLGATLLRDIPFSIIYFPLFANLNNLGFNERTGKASFAHSFMSGCVAGSIAAVTVTPLDVLKTRIQTLKKGLGEDSYSGITDCARKIWIQEGPSALMKGAGCRALVIAPLFGIAQGVYFIGIGERILKCFE
- the SLC25A18 gene encoding mitochondrial glutamate carrier 2 isoform X4, translating into MSSQDLSITAKLINGGVAGLVGVTCVFPIDLAKTRLQNQHGKDIYKGMIDCLVKTARAEGFLGMYRGAAVNLTLVTPEKAIKLAANDFFRQLLMEDGMQRNLKMEMLAGCGAGMCQVVVTCPMEMLKIQLQDAGRLAVHRQGSASAPSSSRSYTTRSAPTHKRPSATLIAWELLRTRGLSGLYKGLGATLLRDIPFSIIYFPLFANLNNLGFNERTGKASFAHSFMSGCVAGSIAAVTVTPLDVLKTRIQTLKKGLGEDSYSGITDCARKIWIQEGPSALMKGAGCRALVIAPLFGIAQGVYFIGIGERILKCFE